The Proteus terrae subsp. cibarius genome contains the following window.
TGTAGAAGGTGAATGGGACCCAGAGCAAGGATTGTTCTATCAACCTCAGCAACTATTATTAGATCCTTATGCAAAACAGGTGACGGGTATTGTTGATAATACATTACCTTACACCTCTCCTGTTTTTAATTCATTAGAGCATGATGATAGTGCGATTACACCTAAAGCGGTTATCACAGATGATAGTGGCTGTTTTTGCCATTCTTATAAAGAAAAAGGCACTTATCAGCGTTTAAATACATCGTGGTCAGAAACCATTATTTACGAAGGACATGTAAAAGGACTGACAAAACTGCATCCTGAAATACCTGAGAAATTGCAGGGCACTTATGCGGCATTAGGGCATCCTGCTTTTATTTCACATCTAAAAAAATTGGGTATTACAGCATTAGAATTATTGCCGGTTCAATACCATTTAACAGAGCCACATCTCCATAAAATCGGTTTAAAAAACTATTGGGGTTATAACGTATTAGCACCTTTCGCTTTATCAACTCAATATTATTCTAATTCAGGTCGCAATATTATTGATGAATTTCGAGAAGCCGTAAGATGCCTACATAAAGCCAATATTGAAGTGATTTTAGATGTGGTGTTTAACCATACCGCGGAATTAAGTGATCAATTCGAAGGTTATATTGTTTCGCAGCGTGGTATTGATAACCAAAGCTATTATTGGCTAAACGACGAAAAAAAAGCTCAAAATTGGACGGGTTGTGGTAATACGCTCAACTTAAGTCGCCCAGAAACGGTGCAGTGGGTTATGGATTGCCTGCGTTATTGGGTGACAGAATTTCATATTGATGGTTTTCGTTTTGATTTGGCGACAAGTCTTGGCCGAGTTCCCTATTTTGATACTCAATCACCTCTATTGACGGCTATTCGACAAGATCCGCTATTGTCACGCATTAAACTTATCGCAGAGCCTTGGGACTTAGGCTCTGATGGTTATCAAGTCGGTAATTTTCCTGTTCCATTTACAGAGTGGAATGATAGTTATCGTGATGTTATTCGTCGTTTTTGGTTATGGCGTGATGTTTCTATTGCGACATTTGCAGACAATATTACAGGCTCAGCAAAGCTGTATCACAAAAATGGCAGACCTCCCTATTCTAGCGTCAATATGATAACTAGCCACGACGGCTTTACACTGCGGGATTTAGTGAGTTATCAGAATAAACATAACGAGGAGAATGGAGAATCAAACCTAGATGGACACAACACCAATTACAGTGTGAATTTTGGTGAAGAAGGTTTGATAGTTAACGAAAAGATAAGTCAATACAGATTGCTTGCAACAAGGAACATGCTGGCAACGCTACTGCTTTCTAGAGGAACACCTCATTTACTCGCCGGTGATGAAGTGGGTAATACGCAATATGGTAATAACAACGCTTATTGTCAGGATAATAAAGTCAGTTGGATCAAATGGTTTCAACAGCCTTACAACTTAACTGATTACATTCGCCACCTTATTGAATTACGTCACCAAATTACACCTTTAAGTTCTCTTAAATGGTGGGAAGAAAATAGCCAAGATGTTATTTGGTTAAATCAGAATGCTCAACCTATGAGTTATGAAGATTGGCAACAACTTCCACCCTCACCATTACAACTTATTTTAGCGCAACAATGGATCTTAATGTTTAACCCATTAAGAAATAGCGCCGTTTTTTCTTTACCTGAAGGGTCTTGGTCTTGCTTGCTTGATACGGCTAGCTGGCCTGATTGTTACCCGACACAATCTCAGGATTGTGAAGTACAACCTAACAGTATCACCCTTTGGCGAAATAGCGTTTTTTATACTCAGTCTTCTACTGAAAAATTACCCATTATTTCCTCCCAAGTTAAGTAATTTGATTGGAGTGCTATATCTATGATGACAACAGAACAAGGCCAAAAATTAATGTTGGCACAACAACTTCCTAAAGAGGCAATTGCACTCGTTTTAGCGGGAGGTCGTGGTACACGCTTAAAAGCATTGACTTCAAAACGTGCAAAACCGGCGGTTTTCTTTGGTGGGAAATTTCGAATTATCGACTTTACGCTATCAAACTGTCTTAACTCAGGGATCCGTCGTATTGGTGTAATTACCCAATATCAGTCACACTCCTTAGTTCAACATATTCAGCGCGGTTGGTCATTCTTCAACGAAGATATGAATGAGTTTGTTGATTTATTACCGGCTCAACAACGTCGTAATACCGAACATTGGTATATGGGGACAGCTGATGCTATCTATCAAAACCTCGATATTCTTCGTAGTTACAAAGCAAAATATGTCGTTATTTTAGCTGGCGACCATATTTATAAAATGAACTACGCCCGTTTATTACTTGATCACGTTGAAAATAAATCAAAATTCACCGTGGCTTGTATTCGTGTTCCTAAAGAAGATGCATTCCAATTTGGTATTATGGATAT
Protein-coding sequences here:
- the glgX gene encoding glycogen debranching protein GlgX codes for the protein MSLDYGRPFPMGSHYDGYGVNFTLFSENATKVILCLFDKAGKEIRYPLPGKTGSIWHGYLPGAGPGLHYGYRVEGEWDPEQGLFYQPQQLLLDPYAKQVTGIVDNTLPYTSPVFNSLEHDDSAITPKAVITDDSGCFCHSYKEKGTYQRLNTSWSETIIYEGHVKGLTKLHPEIPEKLQGTYAALGHPAFISHLKKLGITALELLPVQYHLTEPHLHKIGLKNYWGYNVLAPFALSTQYYSNSGRNIIDEFREAVRCLHKANIEVILDVVFNHTAELSDQFEGYIVSQRGIDNQSYYWLNDEKKAQNWTGCGNTLNLSRPETVQWVMDCLRYWVTEFHIDGFRFDLATSLGRVPYFDTQSPLLTAIRQDPLLSRIKLIAEPWDLGSDGYQVGNFPVPFTEWNDSYRDVIRRFWLWRDVSIATFADNITGSAKLYHKNGRPPYSSVNMITSHDGFTLRDLVSYQNKHNEENGESNLDGHNTNYSVNFGEEGLIVNEKISQYRLLATRNMLATLLLSRGTPHLLAGDEVGNTQYGNNNAYCQDNKVSWIKWFQQPYNLTDYIRHLIELRHQITPLSSLKWWEENSQDVIWLNQNAQPMSYEDWQQLPPSPLQLILAQQWILMFNPLRNSAVFSLPEGSWSCLLDTASWPDCYPTQSQDCEVQPNSITLWRNSVFYTQSSTEKLPIISSQVK